The Planctomycetaceae bacterium genome has a segment encoding these proteins:
- a CDS encoding BatA domain-containing protein, with translation MSWLSQYFLNPSFVLPGAALAAVPIIIHLLSRLRYKKVRFAAMEFLLQSDEMNRRRLIIEQLLLLALRVLAVLLIMLLLARLMLNPSGMLLMRGATTHHVLILDDSLSMRERADDRTAFERAVEVLERMLSQGGSRPGSLRVTVLTTTQPDRPLVTDRALDNAMLQELIPRLRNQTCSFRAATPAAALQAAEEILSADAGVSPQVHVITDLRESDWTGRPEVTEALKSLDGIDASVNLIPIAEQTRANLAVTRLVADTLSVAVGVPWRMNVSIRNFSAQKVSGKRAAVSIDGAELPVNLLIPDIEAESEIQVSHDVTFDSAGQHEVEIRLEEDVLSEDNSRFLVADVADKRVVLLIDDAGQQEDAGYVAAALSADPELTGLITEPRTSQVLTSADLSRYDMIYLLNVRDLPADATLLLSEYVRAGGGIAWFPGDQADTNWYNTTLQESDRTLFPVPLGTVQSAASDGSPAGATDAKLFQNPVFEQHPIFEIYNLPDSPFADLVQFRNWFGVTDEWKADDAARADGVRTLARLKNGDPIIFEHQLGNGRILTFLTSAGRHWTNWPIAPASPGYVVTHLRLEQYLQKVNDRIQVRELGDDIKFTWPVGQFTDSVEVSLPEPESEGDDASAEDTFLRLQAAPVTEAAAANVEPAAADEKLTVSLVQADRPGVYRVKRFLVDGDSHNTWLAMNVPASESDLAVADAVQIQQTEGLGHVAIVAAGTAGGLSGSDAGRDMRWFLLSVLIVVLVCEQLLSLRMSFHPEAT, from the coding sequence ATGTCCTGGCTATCGCAGTATTTTCTGAACCCGAGCTTCGTGCTGCCGGGGGCTGCGCTGGCTGCGGTGCCGATCATCATTCATCTGCTTAGCCGGCTGCGCTACAAGAAAGTGCGTTTTGCGGCGATGGAGTTCCTGCTGCAAAGCGATGAGATGAACCGGCGGCGGCTGATTATCGAACAACTGCTGCTGCTGGCTTTGAGAGTGCTGGCGGTGCTGCTGATCATGCTGCTGCTGGCCCGGCTGATGCTGAATCCGTCCGGGATGCTGTTGATGCGCGGAGCCACCACGCACCACGTGCTGATTCTGGACGATTCACTGTCCATGCGCGAACGGGCGGACGATCGCACTGCATTTGAGCGGGCGGTCGAGGTGCTGGAACGGATGCTGTCGCAGGGAGGCAGTCGTCCGGGATCGCTGCGAGTGACCGTGCTGACGACAACGCAGCCTGATCGTCCGCTGGTCACGGACCGCGCGCTGGACAATGCGATGCTGCAGGAACTGATTCCCCGGCTTCGCAACCAGACGTGTTCGTTCAGAGCGGCGACTCCGGCAGCGGCGCTGCAGGCGGCGGAAGAAATCCTTTCGGCCGACGCCGGCGTGTCGCCGCAGGTGCATGTGATCACGGATCTGCGGGAATCAGACTGGACTGGACGGCCGGAAGTCACAGAAGCTCTGAAATCGCTGGACGGCATCGACGCGTCGGTCAACCTGATCCCTATCGCGGAACAGACCCGTGCGAATCTGGCCGTGACGCGACTTGTCGCGGACACGTTATCGGTGGCCGTGGGGGTCCCGTGGCGGATGAACGTGTCGATCCGGAACTTCAGTGCTCAAAAAGTCAGCGGCAAGCGCGCGGCGGTGTCGATTGACGGTGCCGAACTGCCTGTCAACCTGCTGATTCCGGACATCGAAGCGGAAAGTGAGATTCAGGTCTCACACGACGTGACATTTGATTCGGCCGGGCAGCACGAAGTCGAAATCCGCCTGGAAGAAGATGTTCTGTCCGAAGACAACAGCCGGTTTCTTGTCGCCGACGTGGCTGACAAGCGGGTCGTCCTGCTGATCGACGACGCCGGCCAGCAGGAAGATGCCGGTTACGTCGCGGCCGCTCTGAGTGCCGATCCGGAATTGACCGGTCTGATCACCGAACCGCGGACGTCCCAGGTGCTGACGTCGGCGGACCTTTCACGTTACGACATGATCTATCTGCTGAACGTTCGCGATCTGCCGGCGGACGCCACGCTGTTGTTGTCCGAGTACGTTCGGGCCGGCGGCGGCATCGCCTGGTTTCCGGGAGATCAGGCCGATACGAACTGGTACAACACGACGCTGCAGGAAAGCGACCGAACGCTGTTTCCGGTGCCGCTGGGAACGGTTCAGTCGGCGGCGAGCGATGGTTCTCCCGCCGGCGCAACAGACGCAAAGCTGTTTCAGAATCCTGTGTTTGAACAGCATCCGATTTTCGAAATCTACAACCTGCCCGACAGCCCGTTCGCCGACCTGGTGCAGTTTCGCAACTGGTTCGGCGTAACCGACGAATGGAAAGCGGATGACGCCGCGCGAGCGGACGGGGTGCGTACGCTGGCGCGACTGAAGAACGGTGACCCGATTATCTTTGAACACCAACTGGGAAACGGACGCATTCTGACCTTTCTGACGTCCGCCGGCCGGCACTGGACGAACTGGCCGATCGCACCAGCGTCGCCGGGGTATGTCGTGACGCATCTCCGGCTGGAACAGTATCTGCAGAAGGTCAACGACAGGATTCAGGTTCGTGAATTGGGCGACGACATTAAGTTCACGTGGCCCGTCGGTCAGTTCACAGATTCCGTGGAAGTGTCTCTGCCGGAACCCGAAAGCGAAGGCGACGACGCGAGCGCTGAAGACACGTTTCTCCGGCTGCAGGCGGCTCCCGTCACGGAAGCTGCGGCTGCCAATGTCGAACCGGCGGCTGCTGACGAGAAATTGACGGTTTCGCTCGTTCAGGCAGACCGTCCGGGTGTCTACCGCGTGAAGCGGTTTCTGGTGGACGGTGACAGTCATAACACATGGCTCGCGATGAATGTGCCAGCGTCCGAGAGCGATCTTGCTGTCGCGGATGCGGTGCAGATTCAGCAGACGGAAGGGCTGGGACATGTTGCGATCGTAGCGGCCGGCACCGCCGGAGGTCTCAGTGGCAGCGACGCCGGCCGCGACATGCGCTGGTTCCTGCTGAGCGTGCTGATTGTGGTGCTGGTGTGCGAGCAGCTTCTGTCTCTGCGGATGAGCTTTCACCCGGAGGCGACATGA